From Candidatus Pedobacter colombiensis, one genomic window encodes:
- a CDS encoding RagB/SusD family nutrient uptake outer membrane protein, translating to MKKINKVFLAMISMACLAACSKERLVESPPNFITADVLYTTVEGFDAGLNGLYSLVRDERNGLSYTNGFGTIDLRAAIMISGTDNIGAGSNTGGLSTITADWTKNTAADPNIDKLFLWLYKVVSSANTIITRSDNPDVKWGTGNKERILSEARTVRAWAYRHLTYLWGDVPLLTAEVSGENIRTDLVREKVAVIRRLMIEDFKYAAENLPWLPAKAGRMTRGVAQTYLAETYLAIGKPDSALFWSNECISKGPYALVKARYGAGSDQPGVAFMDMFNPAKTNIASGNTEALWVMQWERNAIGGGENLMRHESTLRYPTAKYINRSGFVTATDARGGRGWSRQTITKQALLWYTASTDVPAGKVDQRSSEFALRKYFVLTADDNFAGLINTATKVAWKLGDTVWLATGISKSIIADPGMKSKSGAVNFALLPEATPNNNDWPYSLKFAHCDAGFPNTTESHLDQIYMRLAETILLRAEAKGRLGNLNGAVDDINLLRDRANAKRVVVANFGATLTTFLDYILDERSRELLLEEHRRYTLLRMGGANFFFRRTNTFNTISKNLALRDTLLPIPQSVLDANLTLKMPQNPGFN from the coding sequence ATGAAAAAGATAAATAAGGTTTTTTTAGCAATGATATCAATGGCTTGTTTGGCAGCTTGTTCAAAAGAAAGATTGGTTGAGAGTCCGCCTAATTTTATAACTGCTGATGTATTGTACACAACGGTAGAGGGTTTTGATGCAGGATTGAATGGTTTGTATTCGTTGGTAAGGGATGAAAGAAACGGCTTAAGCTACACCAACGGATTTGGTACTATAGATTTAAGAGCGGCCATTATGATTAGTGGAACAGATAATATTGGTGCGGGGAGCAATACTGGTGGTTTATCAACCATTACCGCTGATTGGACGAAAAATACTGCTGCCGATCCAAATATTGATAAACTGTTCTTGTGGTTGTATAAAGTGGTGAGTTCTGCTAACACCATTATCACACGGTCGGATAACCCGGATGTAAAATGGGGCACGGGAAATAAGGAAAGAATACTTTCTGAAGCGCGTACTGTACGAGCCTGGGCTTATCGTCATCTAACTTATTTGTGGGGAGATGTTCCGTTGTTGACGGCTGAGGTGTCGGGCGAAAATATCAGAACTGATCTGGTTCGTGAAAAGGTTGCGGTAATCAGAAGGTTGATGATCGAAGACTTTAAATACGCTGCTGAAAACCTGCCTTGGCTGCCAGCTAAAGCTGGACGTATGACTCGCGGTGTGGCGCAAACCTACCTTGCGGAAACATATCTGGCTATCGGGAAACCGGACTCGGCGCTTTTTTGGAGCAATGAATGTATTAGCAAAGGACCATATGCCTTGGTAAAGGCAAGATATGGTGCCGGTTCAGATCAGCCGGGTGTGGCTTTTATGGATATGTTTAATCCGGCTAAAACCAATATTGCCAGTGGAAATACGGAAGCGCTGTGGGTGATGCAATGGGAACGTAATGCCATTGGGGGAGGTGAGAATCTGATGCGACATGAATCCACGTTGAGGTATCCAACTGCAAAGTATATCAATAGATCAGGCTTTGTTACGGCAACTGATGCCCGTGGTGGAAGAGGATGGAGCCGACAAACCATCACCAAGCAGGCATTGTTATGGTATACTGCATCTACAGATGTTCCTGCCGGAAAAGTAGATCAACGTAGCTCTGAATTTGCATTGCGTAAATATTTTGTACTAACTGCCGATGATAACTTTGCAGGGTTAATCAATACAGCTACAAAAGTAGCCTGGAAATTAGGGGATACGGTATGGCTTGCCACCGGAATTTCAAAAAGTATTATTGCTGATCCGGGAATGAAGTCTAAAAGTGGCGCAGTTAATTTTGCTTTGCTGCCAGAGGCCACACCGAATAATAACGACTGGCCATATAGCTTGAAATTTGCACATTGTGATGCCGGTTTCCCTAATACTACCGAGTCGCATCTTGACCAAATATACATGCGTTTGGCGGAAACCATTTTATTGCGTGCAGAAGCCAAAGGACGTTTAGGAAATTTAAATGGCGCTGTAGATGATATTAATTTATTGAGGGACAGGGCTAATGCTAAACGGGTAGTTGTTGCAAATTTTGGGGCTACATTGACAACCTTTTTAGACTATATCCTTGATGAGCGTTCGAGAGAGCTATTGCTTGAAGAGCATCGCAGGTATACACTGCTCCGTATGGGAGGCGCTAACTTTTTCTTCAGAAGAACGAATACTTTTAATACCATCAGTAAAAATCTGGCGCTTAGGGATACTCTTTTACCAATTCCGCAGTCCGTTCTTGATGCCAATCTAACTTTAAAAATGCCTCAAAATCCTGGATTTAATTAA
- a CDS encoding sugar phosphate isomerase/epimerase: MKYMVALCLLSSGLFAQNVKQSGSAVKTSLNAYSFNKNITVSKTMTLSQMLDFAAEQNFDAIDITAYFFPGYPKVPSDEVINNVKRRAFELGLDISGTGVKNDFANPDPAVRAADVKLVKEWIDVAVKLGAPVIRVFAGPVPKGYENKWDEVAKYMVESLKECAEYGKQRGVLVGVQNHGDFLKTADETIKIVKMVNSEWFGVIVDTGYFITKDPYIDIEKIMPYAVNLQVKESPFGPRSPIKTDLPRLLKIINKSGYRGYLPIETLEIKGEPRPVPDIPYDPFVLVPAFLKDLKAAIHNEYQAQN; encoded by the coding sequence ATGAAATATATGGTAGCCCTGTGCCTCCTGAGTTCGGGATTGTTTGCACAAAATGTGAAGCAAAGTGGTTCGGCTGTTAAAACAAGTTTAAATGCTTACTCATTTAATAAAAACATCACGGTAAGTAAAACCATGACGCTGTCTCAGATGCTGGATTTTGCCGCCGAACAGAACTTCGATGCGATTGATATTACGGCCTATTTCTTTCCGGGGTATCCTAAAGTTCCGTCTGATGAAGTGATTAACAATGTAAAAAGGAGAGCTTTTGAGTTGGGGCTCGACATTAGTGGTACAGGAGTGAAAAATGACTTCGCTAATCCTGACCCTGCAGTTAGGGCTGCTGATGTGAAGTTGGTAAAGGAGTGGATAGATGTAGCTGTAAAATTGGGTGCCCCGGTAATCCGTGTTTTTGCCGGTCCGGTTCCTAAAGGCTATGAAAACAAATGGGATGAGGTTGCCAAATATATGGTTGAAAGTTTAAAGGAATGTGCAGAATATGGAAAGCAAAGAGGGGTATTGGTTGGTGTGCAAAATCACGGTGATTTCTTGAAAACTGCTGATGAGACGATCAAGATTGTAAAAATGGTAAACTCAGAATGGTTTGGTGTAATCGTTGATACAGGCTATTTTATTACAAAAGATCCTTATATAGATATCGAAAAGATCATGCCTTATGCGGTAAATCTTCAGGTAAAAGAGAGCCCTTTTGGCCCCCGTAGTCCAATTAAGACTGATTTACCAAGATTACTTAAGATCATCAATAAAAGTGGATATAGAGGCTATTTGCCAATTGAGACACTGGAGATTAAAGGGGAGCCTCGTCCTGTTCCAGACATTCCGTATGATCCATTTGTATTGGTTCCTGCATTCTTAAAGGATTTAAAAGCAGCTATCCACAACGAGTATCAAGCACAAAATTAG
- a CDS encoding Gfo/Idh/MocA family oxidoreductase, which produces MDKKIIRAGIVGSGFAARFHYDALQRVFSTKVEIVGVYSVAAAELEEYTRLRNLKAYHNLDELIADCDLIHICTPPVTHEPIVIAALQQNKHAIVEKPFTGYFGDGTEGFNGDTFSREVGLEHTVASIRRMLDAEKKSKGRIMYAENWVYAPAIQKEREILEKTGAQIIWMHGEQSHSGSHSLAYGQWKYSGGGSMIGKGCHPLTAAIYLKHVEGRARNGQPIRPVTVSCRTHAITRMPGFKDEGHLQTTFKDIEDFAMLHLVFEDGTIADLFASELVLGGVNNKLEVNTSNHRTICNIGPNNAMQAYTPNEEKFKDIYVVEKTETKQGWSSISPDEGWFNGYQHEMDAFYRSAAFGDPVESNSSLAADVMATIYAGYVSAEQRGTEVSIANL; this is translated from the coding sequence ATGGACAAGAAAATTATACGAGCTGGTATCGTGGGGTCGGGCTTTGCCGCAAGATTTCATTACGACGCATTACAACGTGTGTTTAGCACAAAAGTGGAAATTGTAGGTGTATATTCTGTTGCAGCGGCAGAATTGGAAGAGTATACCCGATTGAGAAATCTTAAAGCATATCATAATCTTGATGAATTGATCGCTGACTGCGATTTAATACATATTTGTACGCCTCCTGTAACACATGAACCTATTGTTATTGCAGCTTTACAACAAAATAAACATGCTATTGTAGAAAAACCATTTACCGGATACTTTGGTGATGGTACAGAAGGTTTTAATGGAGATACTTTCTCCAGGGAAGTAGGGTTGGAGCATACTGTTGCCAGTATCAGAAGAATGCTGGATGCGGAGAAGAAAAGTAAGGGCAGGATTATGTATGCTGAAAATTGGGTTTATGCACCGGCCATTCAAAAAGAACGGGAAATACTGGAAAAAACAGGGGCACAGATCATTTGGATGCACGGAGAACAGTCGCATTCGGGTTCCCATTCTCTAGCTTATGGTCAATGGAAATATTCTGGTGGAGGATCAATGATTGGAAAAGGGTGTCATCCGCTTACTGCTGCCATTTATTTAAAACATGTAGAGGGAAGAGCACGTAATGGACAACCTATCCGGCCGGTAACTGTATCTTGTCGTACACATGCCATTACCCGGATGCCTGGCTTTAAAGACGAGGGGCATTTGCAGACTACCTTTAAGGATATTGAAGATTTTGCGATGCTACATTTGGTGTTTGAAGACGGTACGATTGCGGATTTGTTTGCCAGTGAGTTGGTATTGGGGGGGGTAAATAATAAGCTCGAAGTAAATACCAGTAATCATAGAACGATATGTAACATAGGGCCTAACAATGCCATGCAGGCCTATACCCCAAATGAAGAAAAATTTAAAGATATTTATGTGGTAGAAAAAACGGAAACCAAGCAAGGTTGGTCGTCCATATCACCTGATGAGGGCTGGTTTAATGGTTACCAGCATGAAATGGATGCTTTTTACAGATCCGCAGCATTTGGCGATCCGGTAGAAAGCAACAGCAGTCTTGCAGCAGACGTGATGGCTACCATTTATGCGGGATATGTTTCTGCAGAACAGAGAGGTACTGAAGTATCCATTGCCAATTTATAA
- a CDS encoding sugar phosphate isomerase/epimerase, giving the protein MDRNFKYYSLLMVLSLGFGLSSRGVAQKTGSGNETPPVKVALEAYSFSKLLNDNAKGRGSGMSLFDLLDFAAMNNFDGLSLTGYYFPGYPNVPADTYINDIKRRAFELGLDICSTGVRNDFGNPDPAKRAADVKHVKEWVDVAVKLGSPVLRIFSGAIAPGYENKWDEVAKYMTADIKECVAYAQKRGVIIAVQNHGDFLKTADETIKLVKMVNSEWFGVVVDTGYFLTDDPYADMAKVMPYAANFLLKESPVPGGSEVRIDLTKVMKILKDSKYRGYLPIETLSAKVSSKDADKSGVKKPAYDPYQVVPVFLKQVNDAIDKAYKN; this is encoded by the coding sequence ATGGATAGAAATTTTAAATATTACTCCCTGCTTATGGTCCTTAGCTTAGGCTTTGGACTAAGCAGTAGAGGGGTTGCGCAAAAAACAGGATCCGGCAATGAGACTCCTCCTGTAAAGGTTGCTTTGGAAGCTTATTCATTTAGCAAACTGCTAAATGACAATGCCAAAGGTCGTGGTTCGGGGATGTCATTGTTTGATCTTCTGGATTTTGCTGCTATGAATAATTTTGATGGACTGAGTTTAACCGGATATTATTTTCCCGGTTATCCAAACGTTCCGGCTGATACCTATATCAACGATATTAAGAGAAGAGCATTTGAGTTGGGCCTGGATATTTGTAGTACAGGGGTAAGGAATGACTTTGGAAATCCGGACCCTGCAAAAAGAGCCGCAGATGTAAAGCATGTAAAAGAATGGGTGGATGTAGCCGTGAAATTGGGCTCACCGGTATTGAGAATCTTTTCGGGTGCTATTGCTCCGGGCTACGAAAACAAATGGGATGAGGTAGCGAAATATATGACGGCTGATATTAAAGAATGCGTTGCTTATGCTCAGAAAAGAGGGGTGATCATTGCAGTTCAGAATCATGGCGACTTCCTGAAAACAGCCGATGAGACCATTAAACTGGTTAAAATGGTAAATTCAGAGTGGTTTGGAGTGGTGGTTGATACCGGATATTTCTTAACGGATGATCCCTATGCTGATATGGCCAAAGTAATGCCATATGCCGCTAATTTTTTATTAAAGGAGAGCCCGGTACCAGGTGGCAGCGAGGTACGCATTGACCTGACTAAGGTGATGAAGATCCTTAAAGACAGCAAGTACCGCGGTTATCTACCTATTGAGACGCTTTCTGCAAAAGTATCTTCAAAAGATGCCGATAAATCGGGAGTTAAGAAACCTGCTTATGATCCTTATCAGGTAGTACCTGTTTTTCTGAAACAGGTAAATGATGCAATTGATAAGGCTTATAAAAATTAG
- a CDS encoding DUF1080 domain-containing protein — protein MKKDITAYKIMMFICFTAMCGLVSAQDNIKWENLFDGKTLTGWKQIQGTAKYEVKDGMIVGTTVLNSPNSFLVTDKNYGDFILELDFKVDEGLNSGIQFRSKTDKNYKDGIVNGYQVEIDPAQSAYTKTPENYNARGEVIPAGKEPRSWTGGIYDEKRRGWLNDLTHNEEARKAFKPGEWNHFRIEASGYRIYTWINGVLASSLVDDMTPSGFIGLQVHATTEKNLMKVYWKNIRIQNLDVNSASIHKNAQDLKKKVTKSAVKTSLNAFSFAKKLNDKSMSLFDLIDYSADHGFDAVDLTGYYFPGYPAIPSDELINNLKRHAFKKGVDISGTAVRNNFADPDPAKRAADVKHVKEWIDVAVKLGAPVVRVFAGPVPAGYENKWNEVAKYMAAALKECADYGKLRGVLVGVQNHGDFLKTADETIKLVKMVDSDWFGVIVDTGYFIQDDPYIDIEKVMPYAVNFQVKESPFGVLSRIRIDMPRLMRIVNNSGYRGYLPIETLGDKVMKGQPKPAFPFRPYEPNKLVPALLKELKTAIANEYQ, from the coding sequence ATGAAAAAAGATATAACTGCATATAAGATTATGATGTTCATTTGCTTTACAGCAATGTGCGGACTTGTAAGTGCTCAGGATAACATAAAATGGGAAAATCTATTTGACGGTAAAACTTTGACCGGTTGGAAGCAAATACAGGGCACTGCAAAGTATGAAGTGAAAGATGGAATGATTGTCGGTACTACTGTATTAAACTCCCCAAATAGCTTCCTGGTTACCGATAAAAATTATGGTGATTTTATCCTGGAGCTGGATTTTAAAGTAGATGAAGGTTTAAATTCAGGGATTCAGTTTAGAAGCAAAACGGACAAAAATTATAAAGATGGTATTGTAAATGGTTATCAGGTAGAAATTGATCCTGCTCAAAGTGCTTATACTAAAACTCCTGAAAATTATAATGCCAGGGGAGAAGTGATCCCGGCAGGAAAAGAACCTCGGAGTTGGACAGGTGGGATATATGATGAAAAGCGTAGGGGCTGGTTAAATGACTTGACCCACAATGAAGAAGCCCGAAAAGCTTTTAAACCGGGGGAGTGGAACCATTTCAGGATTGAAGCTTCGGGGTACCGAATCTATACCTGGATCAATGGTGTATTGGCGTCATCATTAGTAGATGATATGACCCCTTCAGGGTTTATAGGCTTGCAGGTACATGCTACAACAGAGAAAAATCTGATGAAGGTTTACTGGAAGAATATTCGTATCCAAAACCTGGATGTAAATTCGGCAAGTATCCATAAAAACGCACAGGATTTAAAAAAGAAGGTGACAAAATCAGCCGTAAAGACCAGCTTGAATGCATTTTCTTTTGCCAAAAAACTCAACGATAAATCTATGTCTTTGTTTGATCTGATTGATTATTCAGCTGATCATGGCTTTGATGCAGTCGATTTAACTGGTTATTATTTCCCGGGGTATCCGGCTATACCGAGCGATGAACTGATCAATAACTTAAAAAGACACGCCTTTAAAAAGGGCGTTGACATTAGCGGAACTGCAGTAAGAAACAATTTTGCCGATCCTGATCCGGCAAAGAGAGCAGCCGATGTAAAACATGTGAAGGAATGGATAGATGTAGCGGTAAAATTGGGTGCACCGGTAGTAAGAGTGTTTGCAGGACCTGTACCGGCAGGCTATGAGAACAAGTGGAATGAGGTGGCTAAATACATGGCAGCAGCCCTAAAAGAATGTGCGGATTATGGAAAATTGAGAGGTGTGTTGGTTGGTGTACAAAATCATGGAGATTTCCTGAAAACAGCTGATGAAACAATTAAGCTGGTTAAAATGGTTGATTCGGATTGGTTTGGCGTTATTGTAGATACCGGATATTTTATTCAGGATGATCCTTATATCGACATAGAAAAGGTAATGCCTTATGCCGTTAATTTTCAGGTAAAGGAAAGTCCGTTTGGCGTACTTAGCCGCATCCGTATTGATATGCCAAGGTTAATGCGTATTGTCAACAATAGTGGATATAGAGGTTACCTGCCAATTGAAACTTTGGGTGATAAAGTGATGAAAGGACAGCCGAAACCGGCATTCCCATTTAGACCTTATGAACCAAATAAATTGGTGCCGGCACTTTTAAAAGAACTCAAAACCGCCATCGCCAACGAATACCAATAA
- a CDS encoding DUF1080 domain-containing protein has protein sequence MKLINCISKMMTLLLITAFSTSYGQQISKTNQNLGDWKTNDGKYFLQVYLTKEGLGKANLDNKQNSLAAPLAVLEVTGGDNALSLTGDGWSGKIEKEKLNLSKGAEKLTFVHYVRTSPTMNAAPPKGAIVLFDGKNLDEWYRLHPKEWIKGDGPVEGWKILPGGILEAGVGTGSIITRKMFGDFKLHAEVRLLGDVTNGGIYMMSRYEMNIKDSYGQIGGAPSGAFGNISKPADFYPSVNMAYPPMVWQTFDIEFRAPRFDATGTKKIESARISIVHNGVQTYKDAPMEEVKGATGILGEAGVGPIYLQEHGTAYQFRNIWVIDQTVKGTENAHTPVQASADGAVKKGGGGRKGGGGKKNGTGKKGGAEGDLAAAGDKPAKKKGSSNKNASADYDGEKNPAYAAVTVMITPDASGKPAKPAGFTHPGVLVNLAQLEEIKKRVAAGTQPQKSAFEALKESPLGALGYTPQPRDTVSCGPYSNPNLGCKDEQNDCAAAYTQALLWFITGNKTYAESAIKIMNAWSTNLVGGHNYANGPVQAAWCGSVWPRAAEIIRYTYKGWSDSDIAKFQNMLRVQYLPSIIHGDCENGNKELAMAEAIINIGVFNDDRAVFDLGLKMWRGRTPAYIYLKTDGPKPIDPPGCGPAIWGNKGFTPEFVDGLMQETARDSHHPWMAFASMANAAETARQQGVDLYAEEGKRMVAALEFQAQYLAPNKVPAPENLQFALQPTWEIAYNHFVNRMGMSLPKMKAVLPTNRPTRGDHHMLWETLTHADMGGIGLGPVKK, from the coding sequence ATGAAATTGATTAATTGTATTTCAAAAATGATGACCCTGTTGCTGATTACGGCCTTCAGCACCAGTTATGGTCAACAAATTAGTAAAACGAACCAAAATCTTGGCGACTGGAAAACGAACGATGGTAAGTATTTTCTTCAGGTGTACTTAACAAAAGAAGGCTTAGGTAAGGCTAACCTGGATAATAAGCAAAATTCATTGGCAGCTCCTTTGGCAGTGCTTGAGGTAACGGGGGGAGATAATGCGCTTAGTTTAACCGGGGATGGATGGAGTGGTAAAATTGAAAAAGAGAAACTGAACCTAAGCAAGGGGGCTGAAAAGTTGACTTTTGTACATTATGTACGTACTTCGCCAACCATGAATGCAGCTCCACCAAAGGGTGCAATTGTGTTGTTTGATGGTAAGAATCTGGATGAATGGTATAGACTTCATCCAAAAGAATGGATAAAAGGAGACGGCCCTGTTGAAGGTTGGAAAATTCTGCCAGGGGGTATTTTAGAAGCTGGAGTGGGGACCGGCTCAATTATAACCAGAAAAATGTTTGGCGACTTTAAGCTTCATGCAGAAGTACGCTTGTTGGGTGATGTAACCAATGGTGGGATCTACATGATGTCGAGATATGAAATGAATATCAAGGATTCTTACGGACAAATTGGAGGTGCTCCAAGTGGGGCATTCGGCAACATTTCTAAGCCGGCAGATTTCTATCCAAGTGTAAATATGGCTTATCCACCAATGGTTTGGCAAACATTTGATATCGAATTCAGGGCACCACGCTTTGATGCCACTGGTACTAAGAAGATAGAAAGTGCCCGTATTTCTATTGTTCACAATGGTGTGCAAACTTATAAAGATGCACCAATGGAAGAGGTGAAAGGCGCTACTGGTATTTTAGGGGAAGCTGGTGTAGGCCCAATTTATTTACAGGAACATGGTACGGCTTATCAGTTTAGAAATATTTGGGTAATAGACCAGACTGTTAAAGGTACTGAAAATGCACACACACCGGTTCAGGCTTCTGCTGACGGTGCTGTAAAGAAAGGTGGTGGCGGTAGAAAAGGCGGCGGTGGTAAGAAGAATGGCACCGGTAAAAAAGGTGGTGCTGAAGGTGATCTTGCTGCTGCAGGCGATAAGCCCGCCAAAAAGAAAGGAAGCAGCAACAAAAATGCATCTGCTGATTACGATGGTGAGAAGAATCCTGCTTACGCTGCTGTAACTGTAATGATTACTCCGGATGCAAGTGGAAAGCCTGCAAAACCAGCAGGGTTTACTCATCCAGGAGTATTGGTAAATCTTGCTCAACTGGAAGAGATTAAAAAAAGAGTTGCTGCAGGAACCCAGCCGCAAAAGTCGGCTTTTGAAGCTTTAAAGGAAAGCCCACTGGGTGCTTTAGGTTATACTCCACAGCCACGTGACACAGTTTCATGTGGTCCATATTCCAATCCAAATCTGGGTTGTAAAGATGAGCAGAATGATTGTGCAGCAGCTTATACACAGGCTTTGTTGTGGTTTATCACAGGCAATAAAACCTATGCTGAAAGTGCAATTAAAATTATGAATGCATGGTCTACTAATTTAGTAGGTGGACACAATTACGCAAATGGTCCTGTTCAGGCTGCATGGTGTGGATCGGTATGGCCTCGAGCTGCCGAGATCATCAGGTATACTTATAAAGGTTGGTCTGATAGCGATATTGCTAAGTTTCAGAACATGCTGCGGGTACAATATCTGCCTTCAATTATCCATGGCGATTGCGAGAATGGTAACAAAGAGCTGGCAATGGCTGAAGCTATTATCAATATAGGTGTCTTTAACGATGATCGCGCTGTGTTTGATTTGGGCTTAAAAATGTGGAGGGGAAGAACTCCTGCCTATATCTACCTTAAGACAGATGGTCCAAAACCAATCGACCCTCCGGGTTGTGGCCCTGCAATATGGGGTAATAAAGGTTTTACACCTGAATTTGTAGATGGGTTGATGCAAGAAACTGCCCGTGATTCACATCACCCATGGATGGCTTTTGCCTCTATGGCAAATGCGGCCGAAACTGCCCGCCAGCAAGGTGTTGATTTGTATGCGGAAGAAGGAAAAAGAATGGTAGCCGCTTTAGAGTTTCAGGCTCAATACTTGGCACCAAATAAAGTACCTGCTCCGGAAAATCTGCAGTTTGCACTACAACCAACCTGGGAAATTGCTTACAACCATTTCGTTAACAGGATGGGGATGAGCTTGCCGAAGATGAAAGCTGTTTTGCCAACAAACAGACCAACAAGGGGTGATCATCACATGTTATGGGAAACCTTAACACATGCTGATATGGGTGGAATAGGTTTAGGACCGGTAAAGAAATAA
- a CDS encoding sugar phosphate isomerase/epimerase, which produces MNRRTKKIMSGLSAGILTASMLLGGSTLFAQDKLEIQRKGKAHVKISLNAYSFTKPLLDKVRGRGAGMSLFEMMDWSAKNGFDAVDLTGYFFPGYPAVPSDEFIYSIKKYAFKLGLDISGTGVRNNFADPDPAKRAADVKHVKEWIDVAVKMGAPVIRIFAGPIPEGYENKHAEIEAYMAASMKECADYGKLRGVLVGVQNHGDFLKTADETISLVKRVNSDWFGVIVDSGYFITPDPYVDIEKTMPYAVNFQLKLSAFGAASPIKIDLPRIMKIVERTGYRGYLPIETLSPQGGNKNKKNTPSSVDKASYDPYTIVPAFLKEVKAAQRAQFGG; this is translated from the coding sequence ATGAATAGAAGAACGAAAAAAATAATGAGCGGCCTATCTGCCGGGATTTTAACTGCAAGTATGCTTTTAGGTGGAAGCACTCTGTTTGCTCAGGATAAATTAGAGATACAAAGAAAAGGGAAAGCGCATGTAAAGATTAGCTTGAATGCTTATTCCTTTACTAAACCCCTTTTAGATAAGGTGAGAGGACGTGGAGCAGGCATGTCCCTTTTTGAAATGATGGACTGGTCGGCCAAAAATGGCTTTGATGCGGTTGACCTAACAGGATACTTTTTTCCGGGGTATCCGGCTGTGCCAAGTGATGAGTTTATCTACTCTATAAAAAAATACGCTTTTAAGCTAGGGCTTGATATTAGTGGTACCGGTGTGCGCAATAATTTCGCCGATCCGGATCCGGCAAAACGTGCTGCTGATGTAAAGCACGTAAAAGAATGGATTGATGTAGCCGTGAAAATGGGGGCACCTGTGATCCGCATATTTGCAGGTCCGATCCCGGAAGGATATGAAAATAAACATGCTGAAATTGAAGCCTACATGGCTGCCAGCATGAAAGAGTGTGCAGATTATGGGAAATTGAGAGGGGTCTTGGTTGGCGTTCAAAATCATGGTGATTTCCTTAAAACAGCTGATGAAACCATTAGTCTGGTAAAAAGAGTAAATTCTGATTGGTTTGGTGTGATCGTAGATTCAGGATATTTCATCACCCCTGATCCTTATGTTGATATTGAAAAAACAATGCCCTATGCGGTGAATTTTCAATTGAAATTAAGTGCTTTTGGTGCAGCAAGTCCGATTAAGATTGACTTGCCAAGGATCATGAAAATTGTTGAAAGAACAGGATACCGCGGTTATTTACCCATAGAAACACTATCACCACAAGGTGGAAATAAGAATAAGAAAAATACACCAAGTTCGGTAGATAAGGCTTCCTATGATCCTTATACTATAGTTCCGGCATTTCTTAAAGAGGTTAAAGCTGCACAACGGGCACAGTTTGGTGGTTAA